A DNA window from Primulina tabacum isolate GXHZ01 chromosome 12, ASM2559414v2, whole genome shotgun sequence contains the following coding sequences:
- the LOC142520964 gene encoding GDSL esterase/lipase At1g71250-like: MRRGNCFSITVLVHVVMMGLVVINVFSSTNINSNSKGAIDQIGSNAAQVTTLFVFGDSLVDNGNNNFLNSMAKSNYYPYGIDSNLGSTGRFSNGNTFVDYLGGWLGIAAPPPFADPTTSGAKILGGVNYASAAGGILDETGQHFGDRYSLSQQVINFETTLSQLRTMMTGENLSRYLAKAIAVLVFGSNDYINNYLLPAMYPSSFNYNPSQFANLLLAHYARQLATLYSLGLRKIVVAGVGPLGCIPSQLSTGQAPAGRCVDYVNQMLGAFNEGLLSLVKTMNNGTHPGAIFVYGNTYGAIGDVLNNPERYGFRVVDRGCCGIGRNQGQITCMPWSTPCANRNEYVFWDAFHPTQAVDAILAHRAYAGPPSDAYPINIQQLAMINN, from the exons ATGAGAAGGGGTAATTGCTTCAGCATAACAGTACTAGTTCATGTAGTGATGATGGGTTTGGTGGTGATCAATGTGTTTTCATCCACTAATATTAATAGTAACAGTAAAGGTGCAATAGATCAAATAGGATCAAATGCTGCACAGGTGACAACATTGTTCGTATTTGGGGACTCTTTGGTGGATAATGGAAATAACAATTTCCTCAATTCTATGGCCAAATCAAACTACTATCCCTATGGAATCGATTCCAACCTTGGATCCACCGGAAGATTCTCAAATGGAAACACTTTTGTGGATTACCTTG GTGGGTGGTTGGGTATTGCAGCTCCTCCACCATTTGCAGATCCCACCACTTCTGGAGCTAAAATTTTGGGAGGAGTCAATTATGCTTCTGCAGCTGGTGGCATCCTAGACGAAACTGGCCAACACTTC GGAGACAGGTACTCATTGAGCCAACAAGTGATTAACTTTGAGACAACGTTGAGTCAGTTGAGGACCATGATGACCGGAGAGAACCTTAGCCGATATCTAGCAAAAGCCATAGCAGTGCTGGTGTTCGGGAGTAACGACTACATCAACAACTATTTGCTGCCTGCAATGTATCCCTCTAGCTTCAATTATAATCCCTCCCAGTTCGCGAATCTTCTCCTCGCTCATTATGCTCGACAACTCGCCACACTGTACAGTTTGGGACTTCGCAAAATAGTGGTGGCAGGCGTAGGCCCGCTGGGTTGCATACCGAGCCAGCTATCCACGGGGCAGGCCCCGGCAGGAAGGTGCGTGGACTACGTGAACCAAATGCTGGGTGCGTTCAACGAGGGGTTGCTATCCCTGGTGAAGACCATGAACAATGGAACACATCCCGGGGCCATCTTCGTGTACGGGAACACATACGGTGCGATCGGGGACGTACTGAACAATCCAGAGAGATACGGGTTCAGGGTGGTGGACAGAGGGTGCTGCGGAATAGGGAGGAACCAAGGACAGATAACGTGCATGCCTTGGTCCACCCCATGTGCCAACAGGAATGAGTACGTGTTTTGGGATGCCTTCCATCCAACACAAGCTGTGGATGCTATACTTGCTCACAGGGCTTATGCGGGGCCTCCGTCCGACGCATATCCTATCAACATTCAACAATTGGctatgattaataattaa
- the LOC142520632 gene encoding DNA repair RAD52-like protein 1, mitochondrial, producing MAVRRGFSSLKTRNYYFRSFSSAKPRKETIEEEDDVVETSGIGRALSQVLKQLNKKVPESLLSRRTQPDGFSIKYIPWHIVNRIMNLHAPEWSGEVRSITYSPHGKSVSVVYRVTLYGTDAEMYRESTGTALVSEEGGYGDAVQKAEAMAFRRACARFGLGLHLYHEDMQEDMQ from the exons ATGGCGGTGCGAAGAGGGTTTTCAAGCTTGAAGACCCGCAACTACTACTTCCGTTCTTTCTCATCTGCTAAACCACGTAAAGAAACGATTGAAGAAGAAGACGATGTCGTTGAGACCTCGGGAATAGGCAGGGCTCTTTCACAAGTTCTTAAACAGCTCAACAAGAAAGTGCCCGAATCCCTCCTCAGTCGTCGAACCCAACCCGATGGCTTCTCCATCAAATACATCCCTTG GCATATCGTGAATCGGATTATGAACTTACATGCTCCAG AATGGTCTGGTGAGGTCCGCAGCATCACTTATTCACCCCATGGAAAATCCGTGTCTGTTGTCTATCGCGTTACACTTTATGGGACTGATGCAGAG ATGTATAGGGAATCAACAGGAACTGCGTTAGTTAGCGAGGAAGGCGGCTACGGAGATGCAGTGCAGAAGGCGGAAGCAATGGCATTTCGACGAGCTTGCGCTCGATTCGGTCTTGGCCTTCACCTTTATCACGAGGATATGCAGGAGGATATGCAGTAG
- the LOC142520481 gene encoding chlorophyll a-b binding protein CP26, chloroplastic, whose translation MASLAASSAVASLGKSEILGNPLNFTFRSAPAPSYHATFKTVALFSKKKAAAKAKAPPPAADDELAKWYGPDRRIFLPEGLLDRSEIPEYLTGEVPGDYGYDPFGLSKKPADFAKYQAYELIHARWAMLGAAGFVIPEAFNKYGAYCGPEAVWFKTGALLLDGNTLYYFGKNIPINLVLAVIAEVALVGGAEYYRIINGLNLEDKLHPGGPFDPLGLANDPDQAAILKVKEIKNGRLAMFAMLGFFIQAYVTGKGPVENLAAHLSDPFGNNLLTVIAGSAERAPTL comes from the exons ATGGCTTCTCTTGCTGCATCGTCCGCGGTTGCGTCCCTTGGAAAGTCCGAGATTCTAGGCAATCCCCTTAATTTCACCTTTAGATCTGCTCCAGCTCCTTCCTACCACGCCACATTCAAAACCGTAGCACTTTTCTCCAAGAAGAAGGCCGCTGCCAAGGCTAAGGCGCCCCCCCCTGCAGCTGACGATGAACTGGCCAAGTGGTACG GGCCTGACAGGAGAATCTTCTTGCCTGAGGGGCTCTTGGACAGATCAGAAATCCCCGAATACCTGACAGGCGAAGTCCCCGGAGA CTATGGGTATGATCCCTTTGGCCTCAGCAAGAAACCGGCCGACTTTGCCAA ATATCAAGCGTACGAACTTATTCACGCAAGATGGGCCATGCTTGGCGCTGCTGGCTTTGTAATCCCTGAGGCCTTCAACAAATACGGAGCTTACTGCGGACCAGAAGCTGTTTGGTTCAAG ACCGGTGCTCTGCTACTTGATGGGAACACGTTGTATTACTTCGGAAAGAACATCCCCATTAACCTTGTTCTGGCTGTGATTGCTGAGGTTGCGCTTGTTGGTGGTGCCGAATATTACAGAATCATCAATGGATTG AATCTAGAAGACAAGCTTCATCCTGGTGGTCCTTTTGACCCATTGGGGCTTGCAAATGACCCGGACCAGGCAGCAATTTTGAAGGTGAAGGAGATCAAAAACGGTAGACTAGCCATGTTCGCCATGCTTGGCTTTTTCATCCAGGCATATGTGACTGGGAAGGGACCTGTCGAAAACCTTGCGGCACACTTGAGTGATCCCTTTGGCAACAACTTGCTCACAGTAATTGCGGGATCAGCTGAACGAGCTCCTACCCTGTAA